The genomic stretch gttagaaaaattgacaaacttggagattgaagcttgcataaatgcactgtcctaaagacagaatttcgcccctactcttgtgcttgtagttcggtatcccaggattcaacaatctataatccgaagtcaaagcacttcaatttTCAGACTCTtacgaactttatatattctgtactctcaagacacgactcATAATTTGAGACATGAAGCATAAGAGAAACAAAGTGGAGAAACCCTATTTCTCAcgagtaaaaattaactctaactttctatatttaataccaatgatttcatgggtttatataaaatccaatttctacttattaaaaagatgtaacttttcatctataaatatacatcacttatcaagggaatacacctaaacaacataacctttctaagaaattggttaacactatttttcatgcaattattaaaattatatattacaatattttatattataatatataatttccaacaggGGTTTGAGGAGGAAGACGTCGGCAGTGGGACGCCAGTGAACTGGGGAAGAAGGGTGAGGTAGTTTTtcggaggaggatgaggagggGGAGACATGGGTGGATGGGTGATGGGTTTGTAGGGATGGATCcctcattttaaaaaataattaaatgatttattttttagtttttagatatttaattattttttaataggaaGTAGGTTCTGCCTTAAGCCATGCATTTAGCAGAGGAATTGACAGATAAACTGACAAAATGTATGACATTGTAACAAATTtgaagatgaggtatgacattaaaatgttttaaagatgatgTATGAAACTGTGATTGACTTAATAATTGAGGTAATTTTAGgtaatttatcctttttttttttgtagtggaTAGTTTAGCAACCAATAGTCTTAATTTAGGTTTCGACAACTTTTACTTTGACAATCCTCCTTCCCAGTTAGATTTATGATTGAATAGTATTGTTTAGGCTATTAGCACTTAGCCTGGTTTTTCtaccaacaaaaataaagaaaactaatgaaaaataattgaaaactttgaattttaattataaggacaaaataaagggtaaggtaaatagtatcatgattgactttttaacgtaaaaatgtgatttttcattaaagtaaacagtaccgaaagTTTTTCGCTAAAGTACCATAAACAGAGTCCACTCTACACAACGCGCCGGGCGCATGCAATGCTCCATGCGGAATCAGCCTGCTAAATTGCCAACAGCGTAATTTGTTGAACGAAACAGGGTAAATAAAGAATACACCGACGAAGTTCACATCTCTCCTGTTTTCTGCTCTACAAACGTATCAGTTCATTTTCAAGGCTGTTGAAAAGAGTCCACTCCTTGCTCATGATGGTTACCCGTCGGTTGGGTGACAACCGGAATATCCAAGCTACTTGCTTCTCATTGTGGGGGCGACTTCTCTTACATCGGCTATCCTTGCCTCTTGAGCCTGAATGTCACTCCATTCACGGTCACCAACTGGCCGTAGGTTGACTTGACCGTCAGCCATGTGGACTACACTCTCCCCTGGCACTGGAACTGCTCTAGAAACACTGAGGCATGCTTTATCAACATTTTCTTCAGACAAGTCTACATGTTTAGTCAGGGGTGTATTTCCAATATCTGAGCAAGACTCAGACTTCTCCTCGAACACTTGCTTTGTATCTATGTGATGCCTGATAACAGGAAAAAGGTTGATTAATCAACATTGACGAAAGGTTGATACGGGACAAAAAGGATTCAATGCATAATAATCCCGAGCAACTTATATTATAAGGTAAAAGGCAGAAGATACTAAACCTCTGAAGTTGTGCTTGCAACGTATTCACATATTCCAGAAGCTCTTGCTTGTCTTTCAGTGCGGCTGATTCTTTCTGCACAGCCTCCTTTATTCTAGCTTGAGCATCTGCCTCAGCAACCCTGACCTTCTCTTCTGCTCTCACAACAGCTGCTTCTAATATCACAACACGCTCTCTAGCTTTTGCGAGCTCAGAACGCCACATGTGTGCCTCTTGGAGAGCAGAATCTCTCTGCCTAGTCAATTGGTCTCTTTCTTTGCTCAAGGTCGCAACCTTTTCTTCATAATCTTTTAGctacaaacacaaacaaaagcCATAAATAAAGTAGAACAATCAAAAAGTTCTCTCAAACAAAATTCagcttttctttttccacacTAAGAATATATTGTAATGGAAGGGGAAAAGAAAACAGATCCCTAATTATTCAAATATACTACACATTTAAGACATGACGTAGCAAAGCTCATCATACCTTTGACAAGGAAGATTCCAGCTGCTTCGCTGAATCCTTTTTTAAGCGATCAATTTCTGCACaaacaattttcctttgttcATCAATTGTATGAGCTGCAGAGGCTGCAGCCTCAGCAGCTTCAGCAGTCTCAGTTAATTTATCTGCTATTTCTTTAATTGTTGAATCGCGTGAACGAAGGTCTCTAGCCAAATTATGTAGTTCGTCATCTTTGACCCGAAGTGTCTCCTACAGGACACAGAGACAGTCACATAGATGCTAGGTGAACTGTGAACATAATAATCACAAAGCGCAATTACATTTAAACGACTATAAGAGCTTTTCATTTAGAAATAGAATATCATTCTTTAACAAACTATACTGTAAAGTGCATTTCAAATGAATATAGGGCACtgtatttttcaattcatttctgAGAACAGAATTAGATCACAAGTACAGTACCTTCATAATTGCAAAATCATCCATTGGACCATCAGTTGGCTTATTGGTTATCACTCCCAAAGCATTTCTCAAAGAAATGTGCATTGCTGCTTCGATTTCCTTAGAACTCTCCGAAGCAGTTGAATTGGCAGCAGCAACTACTGCTGCAACCGTTCCTAGTTTTGCAGAGCCATTGCCACTCAAGGAATTCACAGCTTCTTTATGGGCCTTTAGAACCAATTGTGTTGCTCTGGTCGCCagaggaaaaaaatgaaaaagagcaGAAGAAGACAATATTGGATGAAACATTTAATATCGGAAACTTTATGGTTAATATCTCTGAGTGAAGCCCCTATCCTCATCATATATAATGGACAAGAAGCTTTCTAGTTTAAAAGACATTATacaaaaaattccaacaaccatGTCCATATGATGCTTGAATAATATCTCTGAGTGAAGCAACacacatacttttttttttttccctcctgaTGTCACATTTAAGATAAATAACTTGCTAATATACACCTTGAAAATGAGGAAACATGGAAAAGCAATAAATTTGAGCCTGTAAAAAAATCCAACTTCACAATGGCCAACCGCATGTAATGGACGATCTTGAAAGAGAAATACAACATTAACTGGAACATAAACAATAAGTCTTCATAGTGAAATTAGACCCTAACCATAGAAAAGTTCAAATTCTAAACCCCTTGTTACTGCCCCAACCCCACATTGATAATCTACATACCTACGTCACCTAATTCCTCATTTGGACCAGCAGCATATAATTATGTCCTCAAAAGGTATATCCTAAAGCTCATAAAGTCTATATAAGAGAGGCACAGAAAAACGAAACTGTACGCTGTATAACATCTACACAATAGCTACAGCATATTGTAAAGGGAAATAACTTACTGTAGTGTTGCTACCCAAGCTCTAGCTGCCCCAGGAGTCTGTGCACAAAGGAAGTAGTCCTTTTTCTGCGGGGTCCCAATATCTAAAGAATATAGTTAAGAAGCACAAACATCCAGCTTTACGAGAGTACCTGTTTCTATAGCAGTTATAAGATACAACCTCATTTTGTTTCAACATAAAGCAAAAgtagaagcaaaaataaatgAGGATACAGAAACAGCAACCGTCATACTTTTGCAACCCACTGAAAccacaaaccaaaaaaataacagTTCATAATCAATCAAATTGAAGCCTGCTGAGATGACTAATGTACAAAACggactataatgaaatgcatcaATCTTACTGGAAGTTCACGGGAGATAGGGTAATTGTGCTATTCGCATCAAATGGAATGGTTCCCTTGACAGTCGGCTCATTTCTCCTAATCCTAAACCATAACAAGGTATAAGGTTGGTCAATGCATTTATAAGACTTGAATTGAAGCGAAAGTCAGTGCAGAACTAACTTGTATTCCATTCTCCCTGTTGTCGGGTCTAAGATCACCCACCGCTCGTTCCATTTTCTCAGCTGTAACACAAAAAATAAGCTAATTTCCAGATTCCAGAACAAGGAGCACCACACAGACCAACCAACAAAAATCATCCCAGTATCCAGTTTCCATTTAGAACTCTTTCAAGCATGATTCATCCAAATTTCGAAATTACCGAACTTCGAAAGATTCAACCGGAGCTTATAAAACCTTAAACTGATCAAACATTCTGTAATCCGCATTATAATTTGTGCAATGAAAACTCAACTGAATCGCAATTCGGAATTTAAAAAAACTTGAACTTTCGCCTAAAAATAAACTTAGGAATCACAGAAATACAATTAAAAGAAAGTGACAAAAAATGGGAGGTCCGGGGAGGATCGTACAGTCTCGGATCGCTTGAGAAGTGGACCCTGCAACAAGTTCCGACCCGAACCCGATGCGAGCTGGCGCTTGATCTTCTCCAAGCTGTTCTCAGCGTCCGCAGCTCTCTGCTCGATCGCAAAATTCACAATTCAGCTAACCcgcgaaaataaaaataaaagatcgataaatacatacatatataaatggaagaaaaagtaaatagagagagagaggggctgACCGGAAAGGCGCCATTGGTGGTGGCCATGGAATTGGGTAGATCGAGACGATCGAAAGCCTGAGAATTTTGGGGATTTTTTGAAGGGCTTTTGGTATGGGTGAGGTTTCTGCAGTCGTTCAGAAGGCTATTAGGTTTGTTTCCCGGACTAGCAGGTGGAGGTGATGACGAATTAAATGATGCGGTGGggaatgattgaattattatttgtaaattaaatacaaGATTTCTTTTAAcggtaatgttaaggagatcaaaatttttaaattaaatttgtaaattaaatgatatggtagtgaatgattgaattattatttaagtattaataaacgtacttatttcctattggtgacacattatttggtttaaaaatttggcgTTATGTGTACTCATATTatagagtaaattgtaacaatggtatctcaattttaattaaattactaAAAATTCGAAACTATTGACCCTTTAACTTATCAAAACATGCAACCATAATCTTTTTCGTCAACTATGTTAAAATTTCAGTCAATATAAGTCATGCGCCACTTACGTGAAGCTGAATCAAGGGGGcaatatggaaaaccaaatgagaaCAAGTAACAATAgcctctcaactttaattcagtTGAAGTAAAGGTCTCTCAATTTAacaaaattgtagcaatgattttTCTAATATGACTCATTCTGACAATATTATGACGGATTTGATAAAAATGACCATAACTATATGTATTAATGAGTTAAGAAACCAATGATCAAAAATTTTTAGTCGAGGACTATTGATCATTTGATTTCACTATAGTTTGGAATACATTATTAAGTTTCTTTACCATTTAATTGTTTACATGAACTATACTGCATCCTAatcgaaaaaagaaaacaaaacaaacaaattgtatGAAATGGTTATCTTCCTCCCAAGAGACAATGAGAgcagaaaggaaaataaaaaccgTAATAATTTCCCGGTTCTTTTTTAAAATCCCATTTTCTGCTCCAAAAACCCTCCCAAACCCCCAGATATCAAGTGAGACCTCACTCCCCTCCGCTCCGAGCTAAACCTGCGACGGTGAGAATGGCGGGTATTGTCAAACCGCCGGGGGCTTTCGCGGTGACGCCGCACAAAGTCTCCGTCTGCATACTGCTCCAGATCTACGCGCCGCCCTCTCAAATCTCAGTCCCGTTCCCTTTCTCCACCGTCAGCCAGCACAACCGCCTCGGCCTGTTCTTGCTCTCCCTCACTAAGGTGCTCTTAAAGTTTCGCCCTTTCCCCCAAATTTAGCTTCAATTTTCGGAAATTACTTGCAATTAAGTTCTTCTTTACGTTTTGCAGTCTTATGATGATATGTTCGAGCCGAAATTGGATGAACTTATACACCAATTGAGGGGAATTGGGGGATTATTGAACTATTGGTTAACCGATCATCTGACCAGTAGGTTGTCGGCTCTGTCCTCGCCGGATGATTTGTTTAACTTCTTTAGTGATATGCGAGGTTAGTTAATCGTAATTGCCCTTGTTTTTGCtaacttttaattttacttGCTTCCCGATGCTTGTTTGGTTTCGATATTTCTTTTTAGGGATCCTTGGGGGCCCCGAAGcaggtgttttggaagatgaccAAGTTATTCTGGATCCAAATAGCAACTTGGGGATGTTTCTCCGACGTTGCATACTTGCGTTTAATCTTTTATCCTTTGAGGTAAtgtgagtttttattttatttcactttCTTAATGCTTACTATTTGTTTTGAGTTCATTTTGTATTCCATGTCGTTGCGCATCAAAAATGCATCCCCACCCAATTATTTGAAAATCAGGGAAACATGTACTATGCAGTTGTAATGTCTTGTATGTGGGTTCATGAGAGGCAAAAGGGAACGGCTTTGTAGATTAGATACTAAACTTTCAAATGAATGTCTTTTATCCTGTGTGTATTTTTAGCAACCCAATGAATACGCGCATCGGTGGAAATGagtgttgttttgtgttgtgttcgTTGTTTTAGATTTTATAGCAAACACAGCTTTTACGGTTAGCTACCCATTTCATATGATTTTACTATTGATGCAGGGTGCGTGTCATCTTTTAACAAGTATAGGAATGTACTGTAAAGAAGCCATCGCAAGTTGTCCTCCATATGAGTCACCTCACTTAGATGATTCGAGTAATGATTTAGAAACACCTCCGGAATATGAAAACATGGAACTGGAGAATCTTGTTTTTGAAAAAGTCACCGAAGAAATCGAAGCAAGAGAAAGAGCTGGTGGAAGAGTTTCTTTTCATCTTCATGCACCCAAAGCACTTGTTGGATTGGTTGAAGGTATAAATAGTATACTAAGCGTCCTTCTCTTGAAGCACATAGAAATGCTACAACATCATATAGGTCTTTTTGATTGACAACAATAATCTTGAAATCCTATTGTATAAAATTATTTCCAAATCAAGTAGGACGACCTACAATTTTTACTTATATCAATAATTTATGTTACTCTATCTGTTTGGAATGTCCAATAATCCTTTAGTTTTGAGAGCAAACCCGGCATGCTTGTTGGGCTGAACATTCCCTGCCAACAAACAGCCTAGCTCACTACTTTTGGGTTCCTTTACTTATGGATTTTCTTAAAATGTGATGTTTACAAATTCTGTTCTGATGACAATCATAATTTTGCATAATATGAACTAAACATGCAGATATTGAAGTCCCTGGTGATCCAGAATTCAAACATGGTGGCAATAGAGAAGATTGTCATTATGCACATCCTACAAGCAGTACATTCAGTGATCTTGATCCCAACGGTGGGATATTCCTACGGACAAACTGGCAGATACAGGGATTTCTACAGGAGCAAGCTGATGCCCTTGAAAAGTAAGTGGCATATGCATCTGTCAATCTTTTGGTTTTCCTATTTGTTTATGTACTTTAGGCTGTACTGAATCTTAATTTATATTCGTTTGGTAGGCAGGGGAGCTCTTTCTCTTTAAATGCTTTTGAGCTCATGCTTAGGCAGCTTCAAAAACTGGCACCTGAGCTACATCGTGTTAGTAACTTGcacaaatatttttcttatttggtaaTTTGTGTTGTACTTGCACTTAAAAATTGTTTGTCTTAACATTTTGGATTTTGGTCCAGGTTCACTTCTTGCGTTATTTGAATGGTCTGTATCATGATGATTTTTTTGCTGCCTTGGAGAATGTTCACCGCTATTTTGATTACAGGTATATCAGAACTCAACTCTGTATTTACTATTTAGTTAGGTAATTTCTTGATCAAATACTGTTGTGAAATTTTCTTTATCAATTTAGTGACCCAATTTTGAAATAttgaacaaaaatttgaaatgatGAGCTATGACTGTGCTTCGTGTACTCCTATGAAAGGAGATACTTGTTATAACAGGATGCATTACTACTCTTCATGGCTTTTCATGCATGTCCAATGGCATGCTCCTAGTCTTGGCTACctttatgaatataagtttgtattTTGGTGGGCTTAGGTTAAGCCATTAAATGAAAGCTTTCAAACTGTAATTTTATGTTAGTTGTGTTTACATTTATGTCCATTATTTTATCTCTTCTATATGTTTAACTGTTTATAACAAACAAACTAATCCAATAAATATTGGCACAATAGTTCAGGGATTGAAGGATTTGATTTCGTTCCTCCTGCATCCGGTTGCAATAGCTTAGGAAGATATGAAATTGCCTTGCTTTGTTTAGGAATGATGCATTTCCATTTTGGGCACCCGAAGCAAGCTTTGGAGGTGAACCCATGTTCCCTACTCTAATTATGAATCTTTCTGTCATTTATAATTTCCTTTGGTTTGAatattcctttttcttgttAAAATGTTCAGGTTTTGACTGAGGCAGTACATATTTCTCAACAGGTAATTCCTTGGTTTACGTATTCACTTTTATCCTAAATCTAACATATACATTATGTCTGTAGTTATACTGTATCCGATGGTTTTCTATAACCTTTCGGATGACATGTATGCCTCTGAATTAAAAGGGCATCCTAGTATTATCCTTCCCTTACATATATGTTGTCTACAAGAACCTCATGATTTTCAACTTGTGCAGCAAAGTAACGATACATGTCTTGCTTACACCTTAGCGGCTATCTGCAATTTGTTGTCCGAAACTGGCATATCTAGTACAACTGGAATACTGGGCTCATCATATTCACCTTTGGCCAGAATAGGCATTTCACTGTCTGTCCAGCAACAACTATTTGTTCTCTTGAGAGGGTCTCTGAAGAGAGCAGAAAATTTGAAGTTGAAGCGTTTAGTGGCATCCAATCATCTTGCAATggctaaatttgatttaacggtcAGCACGAAATTGCAGTTTATTTTTACTGATTCCTAATGTGGACTATCTGTGTACTTCCCACCTCAGTAAAGACTGAAGGGTATATTGTGAGTATCATGCTGCCCGTAATGATGATAAATCTGTTTCTCATTGCATAACTTCATTTGCAGCATGTGCAAAGGCCTCTAGTTTCATTTGGACCCAAGGCTTCAATGAAGCTTAGAACAAACCCAGTTACTGTTTGCAAGGTAACGATGACCCTTTGAAGATGTTTCAATGTTCTTTGATTTCCTGACATGTTAGATTGTTCAATTTCCTAACAATGCTCCCCCTTCCCCCTATGTTACATGTAATTCTTGCAGGAACTTAGATTGAGTTCTCAATTGATTAATGAGTTTGGATCCGAAACTTCTTCAATGACAACTGATGGTACTTTTAGTACTTCATGGCTTAAGAATTTACAGAAGCCAATGGATTCACAAGTCTTGTCTCAAGAAAGTGGAACAGGAAGCAATAATGCTTTCCAGTTCTGTGCACAACCAAGTTCAGTCCCTGCATCTGTGTTGCAGTTAATAGGCTCTTCATACTTACTTCGTGCCACTGCATGGGAAATATATGGCAGGTGATCTTTAGTAAAGTCCTGTGTTAGtgttactttttcttttatgcTAATTTAACTTCTACGGTTGACCGGATCAGTGTTTCCTGTTGGAAAAATAGAATGATTGTGCCTAGATTTCGAGTTACCTTGTCATCTGAAATTGTGTAGTTGATTGAGTGAGATGCCCCTTgcagtttttattttcattcatttcttaataaaaaataatattgtaaATATCGTAACAATATAAACCAACAGTTATTACATTTACTAAAACTTAAGGTTTTAGAAATAgttataaacaaacaaaaattaacatgaTACCAGAGCTGGAGATTCTGAATGTGAATACTTGCATCTACTCTACAGCCTCACATTTTATGTGGAATTTCACATCGATTCactttttcagaattttaaGATTCTCAATTCATTGTAAACAGTAAATTTATTTACTTTAATCCAAACTATTTCTGGGGCTATTATATCTTGCTTGTTTtgatacatttttctttttatatgtCATCAGCTCTTCTCTTGCCAGATTTAATGCACTTGTTCATGCAACTTGTTTTCCTGATGTCTCAAGGTAATTTTTAACTGAAAGTATCACAAGATTTACATATTGTGTTTATATTCCTTTCCATTTTTATAACTTCAACCTGACTATTTCGTGGATGTCCTCAGTTCATCTGACACAGCATTAGCATATCTGAAGCTCATCCAACATCTAGCCGTTTATAAAGGATACAAAGGTTAGATAAAATGCTTGAGTACCTAaaaagaatatattttttttcatagatGCTGCCATATTAATTTCTGGTTCGAGTACTCTATCTCCCTCTCATGTTCATCACATAAACAAATGCTGTTCATCCTTGAtgacttgtattttttttttctctccttgtTTAGAGGCTTTTGCTGCTCTTAAAATAGCTGCAGAGAAGTTTTTATCCATCTCAAAATCAAGAATTTTGTTACTGAAACTTCAGCTGCTCCATGAGCGTGCTTTACATAGGTAAGTTTACCATGTGCACTATTTCATGAATATCTTGATCATACAGTAATTTTTGTGTCTATGTTGGTCATGACCTTGCCAAATATCATTTAGAGGACATTTGAAGTTTGCCCAACAAGTATGTGATGAGCTTGGAGTCCTGGCATCATCTGTTAATGGCGTGGATATGGAACTGAAGACAGAAGCAAGTCTCAGAAAAGCTCGTACATTGCTTGCCGCAAATCAGTTCAGTGAGGTTtgatattttcaatattttgaacttgtttccTTGTAAGTAGATTTCGTCCTACAAATGTGTGGCAtgcttttcttattattttggcATTTCATTATAGGCGGCAGCTGTAGCACACTCCCTCTTTTGCATGTGTTACAAATTCAATATGCAAGTTGAAAATGCCAGTGTGCTTCTTTTGCTAGCTGAAATCCACAAGGTACAATTGTACATTTGGTACACGATGTGGTCGGAGGTTCAGGCAGACTAAAGTTTTCATGACTCCTGTCTTCTTATCTATCTGTTTGTCTATTAAAATAGTTCCTGTTCTATATTTCCACGAAGGTaaaatttcttttgtttctgttttccaGAAATCAGGTAATGCTGTTTTAGGTCTTCCGTATGCATTGGCAAGCCTCTCGTTTTGCCAGTCGTTTAATCTGGATCTGCTTAAAGCGTCGGCCACACTCACACTAGCTGAGTTGTGGCTCTCACTTGGATCAAGTCATGCAAAAAGGGCCCTGAGCCTTGTACATGGGGCTTTTCCTATGATTCTTGGTCAAGGAGGTTTGGAGCTCCGTGCTCGGGCCTTTATTGTAGAAGCAAAATGCTATCTATCCGATCCAAGCTTTTCCAGTAAGCATATACAATGCATTTCCTGATAACATGTTTCATTGTCTTCGATTCATGAAGAGTTATCCTCggctttatggcttcatcaaaCATATTTTATTTGAAGTCCTAACTAATTTCGCATTGCTGTTGCAAATTTGACTCGCCAGTTTCTGAAAGCTCCGATGATGTGCTGGATCCGCTGAGACAAGCCTCGGACGAGCTTCAATTGCTAGAGGTAAATATGCTTTTGAGTTTGAGTTTTCTGAAACATATGCTTTTATTGATTGTGTTTAATGGCTATGAAAAAATGGTTCTGGTGGACAGTATCACGAATTGGCGGCCGAAGCTTTCTATTTAATGGCTATGGTGTTCGACAAACTGGGAAGATTAGAGGACAGAGAAGATGCTGCGGCTTCGTTTAAGCAACACATTTTGGCTCTTGAGAATCCGCAACATGAGGAAGATCCTCTTATCAACATGTTTTGAAGGTAGATTTATATGTCATCGTGTAAACCAGCCATTTTAAGATGGATTATGATTCGTGTAGGCTATACTGTAAGCTTGTATAGGCATGAGGAACTGAGGGTATCTGATTAGTTTGTGTGCTGAGTAAACGCTCTTAATCACATCCTTACATTTAGGTTTGGTCATATTTTTCATATCACTTTGAGATATGTGGATTAACGAAAAATATTCTTGTGATCTAGAGGAACGTTATTTGGCTCTTTACATGTAAGACGATCTCTTACcgttactaataaaaaaaattaatttatccaCACCTGCTAAACAGATTTTTCCCGCCAGGATTTAGGTCTAGctattcatttgtaagtgagatgttttaggtttgattcttgtcaaaggaaaatttgaatca from Pyrus communis chromosome 7, drPyrComm1.1, whole genome shotgun sequence encodes the following:
- the LOC137739997 gene encoding anaphase-promoting complex subunit 5-like yields the protein MAGIVKPPGAFAVTPHKVSVCILLQIYAPPSQISVPFPFSTVSQHNRLGLFLLSLTKSYDDMFEPKLDELIHQLRGIGGLLNYWLTDHLTSRLSALSSPDDLFNFFSDMRGILGGPEAGVLEDDQVILDPNSNLGMFLRRCILAFNLLSFEGACHLLTSIGMYCKEAIASCPPYESPHLDDSSNDLETPPEYENMELENLVFEKVTEEIEARERAGGRVSFHLHAPKALVGLVEDIEVPGDPEFKHGGNREDCHYAHPTSSTFSDLDPNGGIFLRTNWQIQGFLQEQADALEKQGSSFSLNAFELMLRQLQKLAPELHRVHFLRYLNGLYHDDFFAALENVHRYFDYSSGIEGFDFVPPASGCNSLGRYEIALLCLGMMHFHFGHPKQALEVLTEAVHISQQQSNDTCLAYTLAAICNLLSETGISSTTGILGSSYSPLARIGISLSVQQQLFVLLRGSLKRAENLKLKRLVASNHLAMAKFDLTHVQRPLVSFGPKASMKLRTNPVTVCKELRLSSQLINEFGSETSSMTTDGTFSTSWLKNLQKPMDSQVLSQESGTGSNNAFQFCAQPSSVPASVLQLIGSSYLLRATAWEIYGSSSLARFNALVHATCFPDVSSSSDTALAYLKLIQHLAVYKGYKEAFAALKIAAEKFLSISKSRILLLKLQLLHERALHRGHLKFAQQVCDELGVLASSVNGVDMELKTEASLRKARTLLAANQFSEAAAVAHSLFCMCYKFNMQVENASVLLLLAEIHKKSGNAVLGLPYALASLSFCQSFNLDLLKASATLTLAELWLSLGSSHAKRALSLVHGAFPMILGQGGLELRARAFIVEAKCYLSDPSFSISESSDDVLDPLRQASDELQLLEYHELAAEAFYLMAMVFDKLGRLEDREDAAASFKQHILALENPQHEEDPLINMF